Proteins found in one Thermaerobacter subterraneus DSM 13965 genomic segment:
- the safA gene encoding SafA/ExsA family spore coat assembly protein — protein MAHDDARPTGGAGVEPDTPEETRAAQIAAGGPGEPAGVTEQAAASEEVAAGAAGGPMAPQLPPPPACPNGFIYTVQPGDTLFLIAQRFGVTLQALIAANPQIPNPSLIFPGQQICVPTGVTLPPPPPCPNGFIYTVQPGDTLFLIAQRFGVSLQALIAANPQIPNPSLIFPGQQICVPVGGPPQVPTVECCMLLFRTANVPRGPEAGGVARIFQSAAAGANVLIGTIDLPAPTTFGGNTFVAWLRGVAPNGRTVKVPLVRTNPLLTPRVWAGSLAVPPGQQLAPFNDLIVTAELSADVMQPSLNRIVLIGLFAQCQPQLLFGGNSGPAAGGSGGQGGSGGSGCCG, from the coding sequence ATGGCCCATGACGATGCTCGACCCACGGGCGGTGCCGGGGTCGAACCGGACACCCCGGAAGAAACCCGCGCAGCGCAGATTGCCGCCGGCGGCCCCGGTGAACCGGCCGGCGTGACGGAGCAGGCGGCGGCCAGCGAGGAGGTGGCCGCCGGGGCGGCCGGCGGCCCCATGGCCCCGCAGCTGCCGCCTCCGCCCGCGTGCCCCAACGGGTTCATCTACACGGTGCAGCCCGGCGACACCCTGTTCCTCATCGCCCAGCGGTTCGGGGTGACGCTGCAGGCGCTGATCGCGGCCAACCCGCAGATCCCCAACCCCAGCCTGATCTTCCCCGGCCAGCAGATCTGCGTACCCACGGGGGTGACCCTGCCCCCGCCGCCGCCGTGCCCCAACGGGTTCATCTACACGGTGCAGCCCGGCGACACCCTGTTCCTCATCGCCCAGCGGTTCGGGGTGAGCCTGCAGGCGCTGATCGCGGCCAACCCGCAGATCCCCAACCCCAGCCTGATCTTCCCCGGCCAGCAGATCTGCGTGCCGGTGGGCGGCCCGCCCCAGGTGCCCACGGTGGAGTGCTGCATGCTGCTCTTCCGCACGGCCAACGTGCCCCGGGGACCGGAGGCCGGCGGGGTGGCCCGCATCTTCCAGTCGGCCGCGGCGGGCGCCAACGTGCTGATCGGCACCATCGACCTGCCGGCGCCGACCACCTTCGGCGGCAACACCTTCGTGGCCTGGCTGCGGGGCGTGGCGCCCAACGGCCGCACCGTCAAGGTCCCCCTGGTCCGGACGAACCCGCTGCTGACGCCGCGGGTCTGGGCCGGCTCCCTGGCGGTGCCGCCGGGCCAGCAGCTGGCGCCCTTCAACGACCTGATCGTCACCGCCGAGCTCAGCGCCGACGTGATGCAGCCCAGCCTGAACCGGATCGTGCTGATCGGCCTGTTCGCCCAGTGCCAGCCCCAGCTCCTGTTCGGAGGCAACTCCGGGCCGGCCGCCGGCGGGAGCGGAGGCCAGGGCGGCTCGGGCGGCTCGGGGTGCTGCGGTTGA
- the serA gene encoding phosphoglycerate dehydrogenase codes for MNPRPRVVVADPLPRDGLTLLEEHCHLIDAAGANLETLKRDLLPAADALIVRSRVKVTADLIAAAPRLRVIGRAGVGVDNIDLEAATERGIVVVNVADGNTVAVAEHVFALLLALVRRLVPAAASLRQGRWERNRFVGEELRGKVMGLVGFGRIGQEVAQRARAFGMVVLAYDPYVPEARIRELGAEPVSLDDLLARADVVSVHTPLTPATRHLIDAEALARMRPGAYLIHTARGGIVDEQALYQALTEGRLAGAGLDVFATEPPGESPLLELPNVVATPHLGGSTREAQAYNARAIAEQVLRALQGQPVRGAVNLPPLSDQDWHAAGPLAPVAELVGLVYREGLGGPLEDLELRVAARDLPSERGFELLAGAVLKGLLAGVVDGPVNAVNAAVLAARRGITLRWRSERHPDLPVPVVELAGGRGPRRAVAGSLSPEGLPRLVHLDGLPLDMVPAPRLLLTRHHDRPGMIGKVGGLLGMGEINIAAMQVARRQVRGEAIMVLALDDPLPPSLLAEIRRLPGMEEARLVHVPVTLLQPASRWLSSEGADGGVKGGSGRDEPNAPPVPGAALAQVWRERAG; via the coding sequence ATGAACCCGAGGCCCAGGGTGGTGGTGGCCGATCCCTTGCCCCGGGACGGCCTGACCCTGCTGGAAGAGCACTGCCATCTCATCGACGCCGCGGGGGCGAACCTCGAGACCCTGAAGCGGGATCTCCTGCCCGCCGCCGACGCCCTGATCGTGCGCAGCCGGGTCAAGGTGACCGCGGACCTCATCGCCGCGGCGCCCCGGCTGCGGGTGATCGGCCGGGCGGGGGTGGGGGTCGACAACATCGACCTGGAGGCGGCCACCGAGCGGGGCATCGTGGTGGTCAACGTGGCCGACGGCAACACCGTGGCCGTCGCCGAGCACGTCTTCGCCCTGCTGCTTGCCCTGGTCCGGCGGCTCGTGCCGGCCGCCGCCTCCCTGCGCCAGGGGCGCTGGGAGAGGAACCGGTTCGTCGGGGAGGAACTGCGCGGCAAGGTGATGGGGCTGGTGGGCTTCGGGCGCATCGGCCAGGAGGTGGCCCAGCGGGCCCGGGCCTTCGGCATGGTCGTGCTGGCCTATGATCCCTACGTGCCCGAGGCCCGCATCCGGGAGCTGGGCGCCGAGCCCGTCTCCCTGGACGACCTCTTGGCCCGGGCCGACGTGGTCAGCGTCCACACGCCCCTCACCCCGGCCACCCGCCACCTCATCGATGCCGAGGCCCTGGCCCGCATGCGCCCGGGGGCCTATCTCATCCACACCGCCCGCGGCGGCATCGTGGACGAACAGGCCCTCTACCAGGCCCTGACCGAGGGCCGCCTGGCAGGGGCGGGGCTGGATGTGTTCGCCACCGAGCCGCCGGGGGAAAGCCCCCTGCTGGAGCTGCCCAACGTGGTGGCCACGCCCCACCTGGGCGGTTCGACCCGGGAAGCCCAGGCCTACAATGCCCGGGCCATCGCCGAGCAGGTGCTGCGCGCCCTGCAGGGCCAGCCGGTGCGGGGCGCCGTCAACCTGCCGCCCCTGTCGGATCAGGACTGGCACGCGGCCGGGCCCCTGGCGCCGGTGGCGGAGCTGGTGGGCCTGGTCTACCGCGAGGGGCTGGGCGGCCCGCTGGAGGATTTGGAGCTGCGGGTGGCGGCCCGGGACCTGCCCTCGGAGCGGGGCTTCGAGCTGCTGGCGGGGGCCGTTCTCAAGGGCCTGCTGGCCGGGGTGGTGGACGGCCCGGTGAACGCCGTCAACGCCGCGGTGCTGGCGGCCCGGCGCGGCATCACCCTGCGCTGGCGCAGCGAGCGCCACCCCGACCTGCCGGTCCCGGTGGTGGAACTGGCCGGCGGCCGGGGGCCGCGGCGGGCGGTGGCCGGGAGCCTGAGCCCCGAAGGGCTGCCGCGGCTGGTCCACCTGGACGGGCTGCCCCTGGACATGGTGCCGGCGCCCCGGCTGCTGCTCACACGGCATCACGACCGGCCGGGCATGATCGGCAAGGTGGGCGGCCTGCTGGGCATGGGGGAGATCAACATCGCGGCCATGCAGGTGGCCCGGCGGCAGGTGCGGGGCGAGGCCATCATGGTCCTGGCCCTGGACGATCCTTTGCCCCCGTCCCTGCTGGCGGAGATCCGCCGGTTGCCCGGTATGGAGGAGGCGCGGCTGGTGCATGTGCCGGTGACGTTGCTGCAGCCCGCATCCCGTTGGCTTTCGAGCGAGGGGGCGGACGGGGGTGTCAAGGGCGGATCCGGCCGCGACGAGCCCAATGCCCCGCCGGTCCCCGGAGCCGCATTGGCCCAGGTGTGGAGGGAGCGGGCGGGTTGA
- a CDS encoding enoyl-CoA hydratase/isomerase family protein, giving the protein MDHTLVQLEWPQPEVALVRLNRPDRLNAFNTAMAEAVAACFEDLRREEGLRAVVLCGAGDRAFCTGADLKERATLDEQAWFAQHHVFQRMFRAVSETPVPVIAAVRGYCLAGGFEIALNCDFIVAAADARFGLPEVTRGIMPGGGATQILPRVVGEAWASRLIMTGEIIDVETARQIGLVTEVTEPERVVPRALELAGVIAANAPISVRQVKQAIRATRSLGWEEGRRRELELYAACVPTDDRREGMRSFVERRPPVFRGR; this is encoded by the coding sequence GTGGATCACACCCTGGTCCAGCTGGAGTGGCCCCAGCCCGAGGTCGCCCTGGTGCGGCTGAACCGCCCGGACCGGCTCAACGCCTTCAACACCGCCATGGCGGAAGCCGTGGCGGCCTGCTTCGAAGACCTGCGCCGGGAGGAAGGCTTGCGGGCGGTGGTGCTCTGCGGCGCCGGCGACCGGGCCTTCTGCACCGGTGCCGACCTCAAGGAGCGCGCCACCCTGGACGAACAGGCCTGGTTCGCCCAGCACCACGTCTTCCAGCGGATGTTCCGGGCGGTGTCGGAGACGCCCGTGCCGGTCATCGCGGCGGTGAGGGGGTACTGCCTGGCCGGCGGGTTCGAGATCGCCCTGAACTGCGACTTCATCGTCGCGGCGGCCGACGCCCGCTTCGGCCTTCCCGAGGTCACCCGGGGCATCATGCCGGGCGGCGGCGCCACCCAGATCCTGCCCCGGGTCGTGGGCGAAGCCTGGGCCAGCCGGCTGATCATGACCGGGGAGATCATCGACGTGGAGACGGCCCGGCAGATCGGCCTGGTCACCGAGGTGACCGAACCCGAGCGGGTGGTGCCGCGGGCCCTGGAGCTGGCCGGGGTGATTGCGGCCAACGCCCCCATCAGCGTCCGCCAGGTCAAGCAGGCCATTCGCGCCACCCGGTCCCTGGGGTGGGAAGAGGGCCGGCGGCGGGAACTGGAGCTCTACGCCGCCTGCGTCCCCACCGACGACCGCCGGGAGGGGATGCGCTCCTTCGTCGAGCGGCGGCCCCCGGTGTTCCGGGGCCGATAA
- a CDS encoding MTH1187 family thiamine-binding protein codes for MAIVAVSIAPVGEGVSVSPWVARALEVLAGQDRVRYQVGPMFTTLEGDLDEILRLIRAMHEAMFEGGARRVSTVIKIDDRRDRAQTMADKVAAVERRLAATQGEGAPGAGARPS; via the coding sequence GTGGCCATCGTAGCCGTCAGCATCGCTCCCGTGGGGGAGGGGGTGAGCGTCAGCCCCTGGGTGGCCAGGGCCCTTGAGGTGCTGGCCGGCCAGGACCGGGTGCGTTACCAGGTGGGGCCCATGTTCACCACCCTGGAGGGCGACCTGGACGAGATCCTGCGCCTGATCCGGGCCATGCACGAGGCCATGTTCGAGGGCGGGGCCCGGCGGGTGTCCACGGTGATCAAGATCGACGACCGCCGGGACCGGGCCCAGACCATGGCAGACAAGGTGGCGGCCGTGGAGCGGCGGCTGGCTGCGACCCAGGGTGAAGGGGCTCCGGGCGCCGGGGCCCGCCCGTCGTGA
- a CDS encoding carboxypeptidase M32: MTATGRATGLVPPDAPPAYHRLLERLGQVSDLHAATTLLNWDEEVNMPPGGAAARAEQKATLNRLAHEAFTAPEVGQWLDELAGWEAQLDPESDAAALLRVTRRDYERARRVPPDLVAELARASSQGYQAWVEARSQQRFAVFAPALARLLELRRQMADALGYPEERYDALLEGHEPGMRTRQVRELFARLKEGLVPLVQAIAERQDRVRDDFLHGDYPDAAQWEITLEALEAIGFDFQRGRQDRSIHPFTAPLATGDVRLTTRINPRVFGPAFFSSLHEGGHGLYEQGFPAAWHRTPLADGASSAVHESQSRLWENVIGRSREFWRFFFPRVQARFPQQLAGVDAEAMYRAVNRSRPSLIRVDADEVTYNLHIMLRFELELALLSGDLPVDDLPGAWREKTRAYLGIEPAHDVEGVLQDIHWSWGGFGYFPSYALGNLIALQLWEAALRDEPGLPEEIARGRLGGVLQWMRQHVHRHGARYEPLELVRRVTGAELSEQPFLRYIRRKYGELYGL, encoded by the coding sequence GTGACCGCAACGGGCCGGGCGACCGGCCTGGTGCCGCCGGACGCGCCGCCGGCCTACCATCGCCTGCTGGAGCGGCTGGGGCAGGTGAGCGATCTTCACGCGGCGACCACCCTGCTGAACTGGGACGAGGAGGTCAACATGCCGCCCGGCGGAGCGGCGGCCCGGGCCGAACAGAAGGCGACCCTGAACCGGCTGGCCCACGAGGCCTTTACGGCTCCCGAGGTGGGGCAGTGGCTGGACGAGCTGGCCGGGTGGGAAGCCCAGCTGGACCCGGAGAGCGACGCCGCCGCCCTCCTGCGGGTCACCCGCCGGGACTACGAGCGGGCGCGCCGGGTTCCTCCGGACCTGGTGGCGGAACTGGCCCGGGCGTCGTCCCAGGGGTACCAGGCCTGGGTGGAGGCCCGCTCCCAGCAGCGGTTCGCCGTCTTTGCCCCGGCCCTGGCCCGGCTGCTTGAGCTGCGCCGCCAGATGGCCGACGCCCTGGGCTACCCCGAAGAGCGGTACGACGCCCTTCTGGAGGGCCACGAGCCGGGCATGCGCACGCGGCAGGTGCGGGAGCTCTTCGCCCGCCTCAAGGAAGGCCTGGTCCCGCTGGTCCAGGCTATCGCCGAGCGGCAGGACCGGGTGCGGGACGACTTCCTCCATGGCGATTACCCCGACGCCGCCCAGTGGGAGATCACCCTGGAGGCCCTGGAGGCCATCGGCTTCGATTTCCAGCGGGGACGCCAGGACCGGTCCATCCACCCTTTCACCGCGCCCCTGGCCACCGGCGACGTGCGGCTGACCACCCGCATCAACCCCCGCGTCTTCGGGCCGGCATTCTTCAGCAGCCTGCACGAGGGCGGCCACGGCTTGTACGAGCAGGGCTTCCCCGCCGCCTGGCACCGGACCCCCCTGGCCGACGGCGCCTCCTCGGCGGTGCACGAGTCCCAGAGCCGGCTGTGGGAGAACGTGATCGGGCGTTCCCGGGAGTTCTGGCGTTTCTTCTTCCCGCGGGTCCAGGCCCGTTTCCCGCAGCAGCTGGCCGGCGTGGACGCCGAGGCGATGTACCGGGCGGTCAACCGCTCGCGCCCGTCGCTGATCCGGGTGGACGCCGACGAGGTTACCTATAATCTTCACATCATGCTGCGGTTCGAGCTGGAGCTGGCCCTCCTGTCGGGCGACCTGCCCGTGGACGACCTGCCCGGCGCCTGGCGGGAGAAGACCCGGGCCTACCTGGGCATCGAACCGGCGCACGACGTGGAGGGCGTGCTGCAGGACATCCACTGGTCCTGGGGCGGCTTCGGCTATTTCCCCAGCTATGCCCTGGGCAACCTGATCGCCCTGCAGCTCTGGGAGGCGGCCCTGCGGGACGAACCCGGCCTGCCGGAAGAGATCGCCCGCGGGCGGCTGGGCGGCGTCCTGCAATGGATGCGGCAGCACGTGCACCGGCACGGCGCCCGGTACGAGCCTCTGGAACTGGTGCGCCGGGTCACGGGTGCCGAGCTCAGCGAGCAGCCCTTCCTGCGCTACATCCGCCGCAAGTACGGAGAGCTCTACGGGCTCTGA
- a CDS encoding lipid II:glycine glycyltransferase FemX, translated as MNQTASLKVVRAGPQDREAYDRAVAGSGKPHFMQLWGWGEVKRATGWEPLRFLATRGGRVTGAMTVLARRLPGLGTVFYAPTGPAVDYTDQETVRSLLAAAAEEARRHRAFVLRVDPDIPAGRRDAVELLTRLGFRRGTEATAFEALQPRFVMRLELAPTPEETLARFESKTRYNIRYAARQGVTARAARDEQDLAAFYRLLQLTAARQRFAVRAFSYYEALWRHLLVPGHGRIFLAEHQGRPVAGIMVFRCGDTVWYLYGGTDYEARKVMPSHAAQWAAIQWAIAEGCRIYDFRGVSGNLDPSDPHYGLYRFKKGFGAELVEYVGEFERVYAPARYWAFRAAFAARRRLLRALRRSRGGAAAAGTAE; from the coding sequence ATGAACCAGACAGCCAGCCTGAAGGTGGTCCGCGCCGGCCCCCAGGACCGGGAGGCCTACGACCGAGCGGTGGCCGGGTCCGGGAAGCCCCACTTCATGCAGCTCTGGGGCTGGGGCGAGGTCAAGCGGGCCACCGGTTGGGAACCTTTGCGCTTCCTGGCCACCCGGGGCGGCCGGGTCACCGGTGCCATGACGGTGCTGGCCCGGCGCCTGCCCGGGCTGGGGACGGTGTTCTACGCCCCCACGGGACCCGCCGTGGACTATACCGACCAGGAGACGGTCCGGTCGCTGCTGGCCGCGGCCGCCGAGGAGGCCCGCCGGCACCGGGCCTTCGTCCTGCGGGTCGACCCCGACATCCCCGCCGGACGGCGCGATGCGGTCGAGCTCCTGACCCGCCTGGGCTTTCGCCGCGGGACGGAGGCCACGGCCTTCGAGGCCCTGCAGCCGCGCTTCGTCATGCGCCTGGAACTGGCGCCGACCCCGGAAGAGACCCTGGCCCGCTTCGAGTCCAAGACGCGGTACAACATCCGCTACGCCGCCCGCCAGGGGGTGACGGCCCGGGCCGCCCGGGACGAGCAGGACCTGGCCGCCTTCTACCGGCTGCTGCAGCTGACGGCGGCCCGGCAGCGCTTTGCCGTCCGCGCCTTCTCCTACTACGAGGCGCTCTGGCGCCACCTGCTGGTTCCGGGCCATGGCCGCATCTTCCTGGCCGAACACCAGGGCCGGCCCGTGGCGGGAATCATGGTCTTCCGCTGCGGCGATACGGTCTGGTACCTCTACGGCGGGACCGATTACGAGGCCCGCAAGGTGATGCCCAGCCACGCCGCCCAGTGGGCGGCCATCCAGTGGGCCATCGCCGAGGGGTGCCGCATCTACGACTTCCGCGGCGTGTCCGGCAACCTGGACCCCTCCGACCCCCACTACGGCCTCTACCGGTTCAAGAAGGGTTTTGGCGCCGAGCTGGTGGAGTACGTCGGCGAGTTCGAGCGGGTCTACGCCCCCGCCCGCTACTGGGCCTTCCGCGCCGCCTTCGCTGCCCGCCGCCGGCTGCTGCGGGCCCTGCGCCGGAGCCGGGGCGGGGCCGCGGCCGCGGGAACAGCGGAGTGA
- a CDS encoding alanine racemase, giving the protein MEHHLQASGDGQGPAAGPAGSDGKGIASLSATDTLATWPDELAATLARARIEVDLDVLAANLAAVRRFLRPGTRLLAVVKGDGYGVGAEMAARTFAAAGADALGTATLESALRLRRSGITAPILVFQPPEPPLLDFWLREGLQATVHDAATLHALSQRAVALGVGRPLAVHLEVDMGLGRGGLAPGQVAPLVAGAASLPGVRIEGLYTHLPTAARPRLALRLLDRFLRLVRDLEERGLRPPLVHCAESHLLVLAPYAQLDMVRVGNLLYGYAPRAARRAGLAVRPPSRLVVRVWAVHRAGDMTPGYRGGWARPGTPVAVLPVGLADGLRPAREARHWGDRMVILGRRLLGALGARQVLGASTAPPGPRVRAGHREVPLRGEFMMNHCLFDATGLPLAPGQEVELLVSRLTAPAHLPVVYLRGGRPVAVAWPQRQVLECVAAGTATAGPGGMAGGDAPAAAEAPAGAGDGQELRPVTGAASPGAGAASPEAALAPPVAGGPAHPDEETMG; this is encoded by the coding sequence GTGGAGCACCATCTCCAGGCCAGCGGCGACGGCCAGGGGCCTGCCGCCGGACCCGCCGGTTCCGACGGCAAGGGTATCGCCAGCCTGTCTGCGACGGACACGCTGGCCACCTGGCCGGACGAACTGGCGGCGACCCTGGCCCGGGCGCGCATCGAAGTCGACCTGGACGTGCTGGCCGCCAATCTGGCCGCCGTGCGGCGGTTCCTCCGGCCCGGGACACGCCTCCTGGCCGTGGTGAAGGGCGACGGGTACGGCGTGGGCGCGGAGATGGCCGCCCGCACCTTCGCGGCCGCCGGCGCCGACGCCCTGGGCACCGCTACCCTGGAAAGCGCCCTGCGCCTGCGGCGGTCCGGCATCACGGCGCCCATCCTGGTCTTTCAGCCGCCGGAGCCACCGCTGCTGGACTTCTGGCTGCGGGAAGGCCTGCAGGCCACGGTCCATGACGCCGCGACCCTGCACGCCCTGTCCCAGCGGGCTGTTGCGCTGGGAGTGGGCCGCCCCCTGGCGGTCCACCTGGAGGTGGACATGGGCCTGGGCCGCGGCGGGCTGGCGCCCGGCCAGGTGGCGCCCCTCGTGGCGGGCGCCGCCTCCCTTCCGGGCGTACGGATCGAGGGGCTTTACACCCACCTGCCCACGGCCGCCCGGCCCCGCCTGGCCCTGCGCCTGCTGGACCGGTTCCTGCGGCTGGTCCGGGACCTGGAAGAACGCGGCCTCCGGCCGCCCCTGGTGCACTGTGCCGAGAGCCACCTGCTGGTCCTGGCCCCTTACGCCCAGCTGGACATGGTCCGGGTGGGCAACCTGCTCTACGGTTACGCGCCGCGGGCGGCCCGGCGGGCGGGCCTGGCCGTGCGGCCCCCGTCGCGGCTGGTGGTGCGCGTATGGGCGGTCCACCGGGCCGGCGACATGACCCCCGGCTACCGCGGCGGGTGGGCCCGGCCGGGGACCCCCGTCGCGGTGTTGCCGGTGGGGCTGGCCGACGGCCTGCGCCCCGCCCGGGAAGCCCGCCACTGGGGCGACCGCATGGTGATCCTGGGCCGCCGGCTGCTGGGCGCCCTGGGGGCCCGCCAGGTGCTGGGCGCCAGCACCGCACCCCCCGGCCCGCGGGTTCGCGCCGGGCACCGGGAGGTGCCCTTGCGCGGCGAGTTCATGATGAACCACTGCCTGTTCGACGCCACGGGTCTCCCCCTCGCCCCCGGCCAGGAGGTGGAGCTGCTGGTCAGCCGGCTGACGGCGCCCGCCCACCTGCCGGTGGTGTACCTGCGCGGCGGGCGTCCCGTGGCCGTGGCCTGGCCCCAGCGCCAGGTGCTGGAATGCGTCGCGGCCGGGACCGCAACGGCCGGGCCGGGTGGAATGGCCGGCGGGGACGCACCGGCGGCGGCCGAGGCTCCCGCCGGTGCCGGGGACGGGCAGGAACTCCGGCCGGTGACGGGGGCGGCGAGCCCCGGGGCAGGAGCGGCAAGCCCGGAAGCTGCGTTGGCCCCTCCTGTGGCCGGCGGCCCGGCGCATCCGGACGAGGAGACGATGGGATGA
- a CDS encoding MDR family MFS transporter produces the protein MKDRRRHPGHPGAAGGAGIPAAARPAGLSGTPGPAARGAGPAGAETGPAAAGRGAASAGTQVGATHKGLILAALMLAMFMAAIEGTIVATAIPSIVADLGGFARFSWVFSAFLLTSAASVPIYGKLADLYGRKPVFLAGAGLFLLGSALCGTASTIGQLVAYRALQGLGAGAVQPITMTIVGDLYRLEERARIQGYLSSVWGVSAVVGPAAGGLLVQYAGWPWVFYINLPIGLLACLGLALFLHEPPRHGRVAVDLAGSFWMVVAVSALLVQLVEGGSAWPWLSGTTAALLALALGAGWMFVRQERRAPEPLLPLELLGRPVIRAGNLGGLVGGIILVGLSSTVPTFVQGVLGRSPVVAGFAVATLSIGWPLASTISGRLMMRWGFRATAVTGSLFGIAGMLVLWLTGPDGSPLQVAAGCFLVGVSMGLAMTTYIVSIQESVPRHERGVATGSQAFARMLGSAVGAALLGGVINTRLEGALLAAGQPGLARLGADAGNWLLDPQRRAALDPAALEALRQALAGAFRAAMTVVLGLAVLVLPITRTLPRGVEPAAAGRSPAGGR, from the coding sequence GTGAAGGACCGGCGGCGCCACCCGGGCCACCCGGGGGCGGCAGGGGGCGCCGGGATACCGGCGGCGGCCCGCCCGGCCGGCCTGTCCGGAACACCCGGACCCGCGGCGCGGGGGGCAGGACCCGCGGGGGCCGAGACCGGACCGGCCGCGGCCGGCAGGGGTGCGGCCTCCGCCGGTACCCAGGTGGGCGCCACCCACAAGGGGCTCATCCTGGCGGCCCTCATGCTGGCCATGTTCATGGCGGCCATCGAGGGGACCATCGTGGCCACGGCGATCCCGTCCATCGTGGCGGACCTGGGGGGCTTCGCCCGGTTCAGCTGGGTCTTCTCGGCCTTTCTTCTGACGTCGGCGGCGTCGGTGCCCATCTACGGCAAGCTGGCCGACCTGTACGGCCGCAAGCCCGTGTTCCTGGCCGGCGCCGGCCTGTTCCTCCTGGGTTCGGCCCTGTGCGGCACGGCCAGCACCATCGGGCAGCTGGTGGCCTACCGGGCCCTGCAGGGGCTGGGCGCCGGGGCGGTGCAGCCCATCACCATGACCATCGTCGGCGACCTCTACCGGCTGGAAGAACGGGCGCGCATCCAGGGCTACCTGTCCAGCGTGTGGGGCGTCTCGGCGGTGGTGGGGCCGGCGGCCGGCGGCCTGCTGGTCCAGTATGCCGGCTGGCCGTGGGTGTTCTACATCAACCTGCCCATCGGCCTGCTGGCCTGCCTGGGCCTGGCGCTGTTCCTGCACGAGCCGCCGCGCCACGGCCGGGTGGCCGTCGACCTGGCCGGTTCCTTCTGGATGGTGGTGGCCGTCTCGGCCCTGCTGGTCCAGCTGGTGGAGGGAGGCAGCGCCTGGCCCTGGCTCTCGGGAACCACGGCGGCCCTGCTGGCCCTGGCGCTCGGCGCGGGCTGGATGTTCGTCCGCCAGGAGCGGCGGGCGCCCGAGCCCCTGCTGCCCCTGGAACTGCTGGGCCGGCCCGTCATCCGGGCGGGGAACCTGGGCGGGCTGGTGGGCGGGATCATCCTGGTGGGGCTGTCGTCCACCGTCCCCACCTTCGTGCAGGGGGTCCTGGGACGCTCGCCCGTGGTGGCGGGCTTTGCCGTGGCCACCCTGTCCATCGGCTGGCCTCTGGCGAGCACCATCTCCGGCCGGCTGATGATGCGCTGGGGCTTCCGCGCCACCGCCGTGACGGGATCCCTGTTCGGCATCGCCGGTATGCTGGTGCTGTGGCTGACCGGCCCCGACGGGTCGCCGCTGCAGGTGGCCGCCGGCTGTTTCCTGGTGGGCGTCAGCATGGGGCTGGCCATGACGACCTACATCGTGTCGATCCAGGAGTCGGTGCCCCGACATGAGCGGGGCGTGGCCACGGGATCCCAGGCCTTCGCCCGCATGCTGGGCAGCGCCGTGGGCGCCGCCCTGCTGGGCGGGGTGATCAACACCCGGCTGGAAGGCGCCCTGCTGGCCGCAGGCCAGCCCGGCCTGGCCCGCCTGGGGGCCGATGCCGGCAACTGGCTGCTGGATCCCCAGCGGCGGGCCGCCCTGGATCCCGCTGCCCTGGAGGCGCTGCGCCAGGCCCTGGCCGGCGCCTTCCGGGCGGCCATGACGGTGGTGCTGGGCCTGGCGGTGCTGGTCCTGCCCATCACCCGCACCCTGCCCCGGGGGGTCGAACCGGCCGCGGCCGGCCGCTCCCCGGCGGGCGGCCGGTGA